A window of Phyllobacterium sp. T1293 contains these coding sequences:
- the gpt gene encoding xanthine phosphoribosyltransferase → MSLPDKAFPVSWDQFHRDARALAWRVAGMQREWRAMVAITRGGLVPAAIICRELGIRMIETVCIASYHDYEEQGELKVLKDVDPRLLENGGEGILVIDDLTDTGKTAAVVRAMMPKAHFATVYAKPKGRPLIDTFVTEVSQDTWIYFPWDMGLTYQEPITKGHRG, encoded by the coding sequence ATGTCTCTTCCCGATAAAGCTTTTCCGGTTTCCTGGGACCAGTTCCATCGGGACGCCCGTGCCCTCGCCTGGCGCGTTGCAGGCATGCAGCGCGAATGGCGCGCCATGGTTGCCATCACGCGTGGCGGCCTCGTTCCCGCAGCCATCATCTGCCGTGAACTGGGCATCCGCATGATCGAGACTGTCTGTATCGCCTCCTACCATGACTATGAGGAACAGGGCGAGTTGAAGGTCCTGAAAGATGTTGATCCGCGCCTTCTGGAAAATGGCGGCGAAGGCATTCTTGTTATCGATGACCTGACCGATACGGGCAAGACGGCCGCGGTGGTGCGCGCCATGATGCCAAAGGCACACTTTGCCACTGTCTATGCCAAGCCAAAGGGTCGCCCGCTCATTGATACGTTCGTGACCGAAGTTTCACAGGATACGTGGATTTATTTCCCGTGGGATATGGGCCTGACCTATCAGGAGCCTATTACCAAGGGCCACCGTGGCTAA
- a CDS encoding magnesium and cobalt transport protein CorA, whose protein sequence is MVFSRTAEDDGASSFSDAAKLHDEGASVVASCVYANGQRVADIAIDDAGDWARKEGHVVWIGLLEPDGELLHRVQKQFNLHSLAIEDAEHAHQRPKLEQYGDAIFVVARTAQLIEGRVAFGETHVFLGKGYIVSVRHGASTSYTAVRKHWETSPYALSKGEDFILYAILDFIVDNYMPVLEAIHDEVESIEDRVLTKPMTNADIERLYMLRRDLLRLRNAIGPLVDVCGRLSNTDLPQIQTGMQPLFRDVTDHVRTVQEKIDGLREVLAFAFEASLLVGQSQETAIAKRLASWAAILAVPTAIAGIYGMNFRYMPELDNPMGYYEVMGLILVLCVVLYWRFRKNGWL, encoded by the coding sequence ATGGTATTTTCGCGGACTGCTGAAGATGATGGAGCTTCGTCGTTTTCTGATGCTGCCAAGCTTCATGATGAAGGCGCGAGCGTTGTCGCCTCATGCGTCTACGCCAATGGTCAGCGGGTTGCCGATATCGCTATCGATGATGCCGGGGACTGGGCGCGCAAGGAGGGGCACGTCGTCTGGATCGGACTTCTGGAGCCTGATGGTGAACTCCTGCACAGGGTCCAGAAACAGTTCAACCTGCACAGTCTTGCCATCGAGGATGCAGAACACGCACATCAACGTCCAAAACTGGAGCAATATGGCGATGCGATCTTTGTTGTGGCCCGGACAGCCCAGTTGATTGAGGGCCGGGTGGCGTTCGGCGAAACCCACGTCTTTCTTGGCAAAGGCTATATTGTCAGCGTCCGCCATGGTGCCTCTACCTCCTATACGGCGGTGCGCAAACACTGGGAGACTTCGCCCTATGCGCTGTCAAAGGGCGAAGACTTTATCCTCTACGCCATTCTCGATTTCATCGTCGATAATTACATGCCGGTACTGGAAGCTATTCACGACGAGGTGGAATCGATCGAGGACAGGGTTCTTACCAAGCCTATGACCAATGCCGATATTGAGCGGCTTTATATGCTCCGCCGCGATCTTCTGCGGTTGCGCAATGCCATCGGACCGCTGGTGGATGTGTGCGGCAGGCTGAGCAACACGGATCTGCCGCAAATCCAGACCGGAATGCAGCCGCTTTTTCGCGATGTCACCGATCATGTACGCACCGTTCAGGAAAAGATCGACGGCTTGCGTGAAGTCCTCGCCTTTGCTTTCGAAGCAAGTCTGCTGGTTGGGCAGAGTCAGGAAACCGCCATTGCGAAGCGGCTGGCATCGTGGGCGGCCATATTGGCGGTGCCCACGGCGATTGCCGGCATTTATGGCATGAACTTCCGTTACATGCCCGAGCTTGATAACCCCATGGGCTATTACGAAGTCATGGGGCTCATTCTGGTGCTATGCGTGGTGCTTTACTGGCGGTTCCGCAAGAACGGCTGGCTTTAG
- a CDS encoding universal stress protein, with product MAFRTIIAFIRSEREAGRVMGAAKLIASSSERTHIIGLYTIPSPIVYADPTGFADTTLFEAHEQRHKENSEAIAALFNKEMGKGTISHEFRIVRSESSSPSAGVTQSALRADIIIAGQPDPDDPDSVNDVTDPLVMESGRPVLFVPYKTELPTKINRVLVAFNGKREASRAAFDSLPFLIKAERTDVVWIDPKKTTDPNMDIPGTPLSDALRRHGVNVNPFTIESNGEAADKILRRKIADDKVDLVVMGAYSQSRLKEWVFGGVTSSFISDMPCLTLMSR from the coding sequence ATGGCATTTCGCACGATCATCGCTTTTATCCGCAGCGAACGCGAGGCAGGAAGAGTTATGGGTGCGGCCAAGCTGATAGCCTCATCAAGCGAACGAACACACATTATCGGCCTTTATACGATCCCCTCACCCATCGTTTATGCGGACCCCACCGGCTTTGCCGATACGACACTGTTTGAGGCGCATGAACAGCGCCATAAGGAAAACTCCGAGGCGATTGCTGCGCTGTTCAACAAGGAAATGGGCAAAGGCACAATCTCCCATGAATTTCGTATTGTCCGTTCCGAAAGCAGCAGCCCATCCGCCGGTGTGACACAGAGTGCGCTTCGCGCTGACATCATTATCGCGGGTCAACCGGACCCGGATGATCCCGATAGCGTTAATGATGTGACCGATCCGCTCGTGATGGAGAGTGGTCGTCCCGTTCTGTTTGTTCCTTATAAGACGGAGCTGCCGACGAAGATCAACCGTGTCCTTGTGGCTTTCAATGGCAAACGTGAGGCTTCCCGTGCAGCATTCGATTCCCTGCCCTTCCTGATCAAGGCTGAACGAACAGACGTTGTCTGGATCGATCCCAAAAAGACCACTGATCCCAATATGGATATTCCGGGAACACCGCTTTCCGATGCGCTGCGCCGTCACGGTGTGAACGTCAATCCCTTCACGATTGAATCCAATGGCGAGGCCGCCGACAAGATTCTCCGCCGCAAGATTGCTGATGACAAGGTCGATCTGGTCGTTATGGGCGCCTACAGCCAATCGCGTCTCAAGGAATGGGTTTTTGGAGGGGTGACAAGCTCTTTCATATCCGACATGCCCTGTCTGACGCTGATGTCGCGCTGA